The genome window ACTTTGCCCGCATGGTGGGACTGCACAAGCTACCCCTTGAGGCTGCTTTGCATACAGCCTTGCGGGGCCCCATCCGCCATGTAGACCTGGGCCTGGTTAATAACCAGCCATATGGAACCAGCCTGGGTATCGGTTTCGATGCAGCAGTGGCTCGGAAGGCTCTCACTGCTCCTACTTTTTTGCGGGGAATGCCGCGTTACTTATACTCCATTTTTGCTGTACTGAAGGGGCTCGATCTGCCTAACCTCGAGCTTATCCAGAACAACCAAATCCTCTACCAGGGCCCTAGCCTGCTGGTAGCCCTGATGAATGGCCCGTGCTATGGTGGGGGTATTCCCATTGTGCCCGATGCACGGCCTACCGATGGCCTTATTTCCGTAGCGGTGGCCGGGGCCTTTAGCCGCCTGGGGGTGGTGGGGATTCTACCCCGGTTGATTGTGGGTAAGCACGTACACCACCCCCGTCTGCACTTCTTTCACGGAACCGAGTTTATCGTCCGCTTCGACCGTCCGGTTCCGGCCCACACCGATGGGGAACTGCTTGAGCCCAGCCACGAGTATCGGGTACAGGTCATCCCTGATGGGCTACGGGTGATTACCCAGAGGGCGTAACCCGGGCGCACAGATTATCGCGAGAGCTGGTGACCAATAACCATGCACATCACCCTGTACCTTGTACATTAGAATTGTGGCTGCTTGGAGCCCCCGCAGAAAGGATTGGCATTGGTGAACGAGGTTAGTTGGAAGCTATTTGCACCGCTCTCGATTGAAGGGGCCACCCTCCTGATTGAGCACCAGGATATGCCTTCTGGTATGGCTATACGCCTGGGAGGGGCTGGGGGTGTGGTACTCA of Meiothermus sp. contains these proteins:
- a CDS encoding diacylglycerol kinase family protein, with protein sequence MRSYTIFVINPAAGRGRVGQMLGLLEAAIRRAQSSDTEMVVTQAPGHAIQIARNAPAGSRVVAVGGDGTVHEVVRGIAGSDKAIGVVPIGSGNDFARMVGLHKLPLEAALHTALRGPIRHVDLGLVNNQPYGTSLGIGFDAAVARKALTAPTFLRGMPRYLYSIFAVLKGLDLPNLELIQNNQILYQGPSLLVALMNGPCYGGGIPIVPDARPTDGLISVAVAGAFSRLGVVGILPRLIVGKHVHHPRLHFFHGTEFIVRFDRPVPAHTDGELLEPSHEYRVQVIPDGLRVITQRA